In Flavobacterium sp. WV_118_3, one DNA window encodes the following:
- a CDS encoding PKD domain-containing protein, which translates to MNYNYQLNKIATQYRKFSKGQRVEDLQFNEFLDFFEDQDRLSRVMMEGVGIVCGLEPLPIYENGLLTKMMLSQGVAITTDGDLLTLNKKSKTQDLSGDTYMSELKDMTISHKEFTHWRVYDNSKAVYPPFYNDETEDLEVELWELATAEEATKNFRPLATLGDFGDKYLLLYLESYEKEVKPCRGVDCDNHGIQQIRNLKVLVTTKDSIDRILAKDKVFPERVISGDVTTAKKLKRVILTPELKTPELLKQAYKNSTTESDYSWMFTNIDFISEKMNIPLVDRSNFVNTLNQLANQNNNFQYAYDVLKDLAETYAEIVKLLPSSFTKALPDVGSFPNHVILGKFIPTDGYDYTRHQFYNSPVLDSEKKTLRVRVLIERFNVLTLSFRNPTNNGTEITITPSQNKSSLGDRAIPFYYNISDELLRLWNFDKTTNRAFDTNLHYDKTNLSTALNVQMPLDYNSDKMPYYLIEGHQGGDYREVVDVIQTIKNTKQLGFEVMSVSLAQLQDNKDFYKADFVDYVGKNPGLEHRGGAFSGSTFVLVYKSEEEPQVIADFVLPYICCTPKTPISLSLPSATVCKNGKPMVFTVTPSNGEVKAVASNGLLGGVRKINGQYIFDPSQVETALQNQEISFTVNGKATNCKVKLLPVPAVTINAVKFDYPEGDSTRTVVTFNVSNTNGVEYDYQWDFLGNGSYVALKPDAAGNVKNIFFNVARRNPITVLVSTANGCSQVVTLPNWYVPQQPQTGTPPTVSLTPSHTNLYVPGGNYVKIYREVTPGTGLITDASYIWSCDDPNVIISGGASNPVGVTLPSAGVFTVKLTIRDSDGLEGSASIELNVKTQVTITSLNVSPLEPTANDIIVLNAVTSNPSNIQGLQYQWYFNGESLVTSTSNGHTFTGLNPGEYTVGVRLIASDGDYHSSELHTVPVIVRQASTPTGNGTSFIAGTKISMITGPSKNIEEIQVGDTLKSYTGAVKVIAKVDYMANVRLYRLNDEVPFMTGPHPVRTESGWKSYQPEETKLHLPTLPIGTLALGDILLREFEKREPLQNNEFITGNYRVYNLQVSGANDYFANGYSVYSEIAQPT; encoded by the coding sequence ATGAATTACAATTATCAATTAAATAAGATCGCAACCCAATACCGAAAGTTTAGTAAAGGGCAACGAGTAGAGGATCTACAATTCAACGAGTTCCTGGATTTTTTTGAAGATCAGGACCGCTTGTCCCGGGTTATGATGGAAGGCGTAGGAATTGTGTGTGGTTTAGAGCCACTACCGATTTACGAAAATGGCCTGCTTACCAAAATGATGCTTTCGCAAGGTGTTGCAATCACTACAGATGGGGATTTGCTTACATTAAACAAGAAAAGCAAAACCCAGGATTTAAGTGGCGACACCTATATGAGCGAACTAAAAGACATGACCATCTCCCATAAGGAATTTACACATTGGAGGGTTTATGACAATAGTAAAGCCGTGTATCCGCCATTTTATAATGACGAAACTGAAGATCTGGAGGTAGAGCTTTGGGAATTGGCAACAGCCGAAGAAGCGACAAAGAATTTTAGACCACTGGCTACGCTTGGCGATTTTGGCGACAAATATTTGCTGCTTTATCTTGAAAGTTATGAGAAAGAAGTAAAACCATGTCGTGGCGTGGATTGTGATAATCACGGAATCCAACAAATTCGAAACCTAAAAGTGTTGGTCACGACTAAGGATAGTATAGACCGGATTCTGGCTAAGGATAAGGTTTTCCCGGAACGTGTGATTTCGGGGGACGTAACAACAGCTAAAAAATTAAAACGCGTTATTTTAACGCCGGAATTAAAAACCCCGGAACTGTTAAAACAGGCCTACAAAAATAGTACAACGGAAAGCGATTACAGCTGGATGTTTACAAACATTGATTTTATTTCGGAGAAAATGAACATCCCGTTGGTCGATCGATCCAACTTTGTGAATACGCTAAATCAGCTTGCTAATCAGAATAATAATTTTCAGTATGCCTACGATGTCCTTAAAGACTTAGCGGAAACCTATGCTGAAATTGTCAAACTATTGCCAAGTTCGTTTACAAAAGCGTTGCCCGATGTAGGCTCTTTCCCAAATCACGTGATCCTTGGGAAATTCATTCCAACAGACGGATACGATTATACCAGACATCAGTTTTATAATTCGCCTGTTTTAGACAGTGAAAAAAAGACACTACGGGTTAGGGTGTTAATCGAACGTTTTAATGTATTGACATTATCGTTTCGAAATCCGACCAATAATGGTACTGAAATTACCATTACACCATCACAGAACAAAAGTTCGTTAGGTGATCGTGCCATCCCGTTTTATTACAACATTTCGGATGAGCTTTTGCGCCTTTGGAATTTTGATAAAACTACAAACAGAGCTTTCGATACGAATTTACATTATGATAAAACGAATCTTTCGACTGCGCTTAACGTGCAAATGCCGCTTGATTACAATAGTGACAAGATGCCTTACTATCTTATTGAAGGACATCAGGGTGGTGATTACCGCGAAGTAGTCGACGTGATTCAGACCATAAAAAACACGAAGCAGCTGGGCTTTGAAGTCATGAGTGTGTCACTCGCGCAGCTACAGGATAATAAAGATTTTTATAAGGCTGATTTTGTTGATTATGTTGGCAAAAATCCAGGATTGGAACATAGAGGCGGCGCTTTTAGCGGCAGTACTTTTGTGTTGGTCTATAAATCGGAAGAAGAACCACAGGTTATTGCCGATTTTGTCTTGCCTTATATCTGTTGTACACCAAAAACACCGATTTCATTAAGCCTTCCATCTGCGACGGTTTGTAAAAATGGAAAACCGATGGTCTTTACCGTAACGCCATCAAATGGCGAAGTAAAAGCTGTTGCCAGCAATGGCCTTCTTGGAGGTGTTAGAAAGATCAACGGACAATATATTTTCGATCCCAGCCAGGTTGAAACGGCGTTGCAGAATCAGGAAATCAGTTTTACAGTAAACGGAAAAGCAACCAATTGTAAGGTTAAACTTTTACCAGTACCTGCGGTAACAATCAATGCTGTTAAGTTTGATTATCCGGAAGGCGATTCTACGCGAACAGTTGTGACGTTTAACGTTTCAAATACGAATGGAGTAGAATATGATTATCAATGGGATTTTCTGGGTAATGGTAGCTATGTAGCTTTAAAACCGGATGCTGCTGGGAATGTTAAAAATATATTCTTTAATGTCGCCCGAAGAAATCCGATCACGGTGTTGGTTTCAACAGCTAATGGTTGTTCTCAGGTGGTAACGCTTCCAAACTGGTACGTGCCCCAACAACCACAAACCGGTACACCGCCTACGGTAAGTCTTACGCCTTCACATACAAACTTATATGTACCCGGAGGAAATTATGTGAAAATTTATAGAGAAGTAACACCGGGCACAGGCCTCATTACGGATGCAAGTTATATATGGTCCTGTGATGATCCTAATGTAATTATTTCTGGAGGTGCCAGTAATCCGGTAGGTGTTACGTTACCGTCTGCCGGAGTCTTTACGGTTAAGTTAACCATCAGAGATTCGGATGGTTTAGAAGGATCCGCTTCTATTGAGCTTAATGTGAAAACACAGGTAACAATTACCAGTTTGAATGTGAGTCCTTTAGAACCAACTGCAAATGATATAATAGTTCTTAATGCAGTCACGAGTAATCCAAGTAATATTCAGGGATTACAATATCAATGGTATTTTAACGGTGAATCGTTAGTGACTTCAACGTCCAATGGGCATACGTTTACAGGACTTAATCCAGGCGAATATACGGTAGGAGTGCGTTTGATAGCTAGCGACGGAGATTATCATTCATCGGAATTGCATACGGTTCCGGTAATAGTAAGACAAGCGTCAACGCCAACGGGCAACGGAACCTCCTTTATTGCGGGTACCAAAATTAGTATGATAACCGGACCGAGTAAGAATATAGAAGAGATTCAAGTGGGGGATACTTTAAAATCGTATACGGGTGCGGTTAAGGTAATCGCTAAGGTTGATTATATGGCAAATGTAAGATTATACCGCTTGAATGATGAAGTACCTTTTATGACAGGGCCACATCCTGTTCGTACAGAAAGCGGATGGAAGTCTTACCAGCCGGAAGAAACAAAATTACATCTTCCGACGCTACCAATAGGTACGTTGGCTTTAGGAGACATACTCTTACGGGAGTTTGAAAAAAGAGAACCGTTGCAAAACAACGAATTTATAACTGGAAATTATCGGGTGTATAATCTTCAGGTGAGTGGAGCAAATGACTATTTTGCCAATGGCTATTCGGTTTATAGTGAAATTGCACAGCCTACATAG
- a CDS encoding BspA family leucine-rich repeat surface protein: MGTIADKLIYLGQTKTEIRNAMAAKGVIIPEEAPFRDYAGKILEIKTETGENPMQWKRPTDWLRIEDKVVAGNQKFVGLHAIFEDSNFVSFSATGNYTVDWGDGVTENYTSGAQAYHIYSYSSFAGTESTRGYRQAIVTVTPQTGQNLTNVNLQRKHKQAGLNTYSTGWLDIRVSGSSMTSMNIGGSVVTNAYLEAFNYVGGSSITSYNRFFYGCSQLQSVAFSDTAKGSDFSSMFESCTFLKTVPLFDTANGTNFSGMFYGCPSLQSVPAFDTGKGLDFSIMFSLCTSLQSVPALNTINATTFISMFEGCTSLRAIPLLNTSKVTDFSYMFQGCISLQTVPLFDTAKGTDFSNMFSGCTGLQTIPLFKASGVTTFASMFTNCASLNKAGLSGTKNTVSYAGCKLSKAALVEVFSNLASGVTSKTITITNNWGAPLLTASDKAIATGKGWTIVG, encoded by the coding sequence ATGGGAACAATTGCAGATAAACTAATTTATTTAGGACAAACAAAAACAGAAATACGAAATGCCATGGCAGCTAAAGGCGTGATCATTCCTGAGGAAGCACCTTTTAGAGATTATGCCGGAAAGATTTTAGAGATTAAAACAGAAACCGGAGAAAACCCGATGCAATGGAAACGCCCGACCGATTGGTTGCGCATCGAAGACAAGGTAGTCGCCGGTAATCAGAAATTTGTAGGATTACACGCCATATTTGAAGATAGTAATTTTGTGTCGTTTTCGGCCACGGGTAATTATACTGTGGATTGGGGCGATGGTGTAACCGAAAATTATACTTCGGGTGCTCAGGCCTATCATATTTATTCGTACAGTTCGTTCGCAGGAACGGAAAGTACACGCGGTTATCGTCAGGCTATTGTTACGGTGACACCTCAAACCGGGCAAAATCTGACCAACGTAAACTTACAACGAAAACACAAACAGGCCGGTTTGAATACATACAGTACCGGATGGTTGGATATCCGGGTGAGCGGATCATCAATGACCAGCATGAATATTGGAGGATCGGTAGTGACGAATGCCTATTTGGAAGCATTTAATTATGTAGGAGGAAGTTCGATAACCAGTTACAATCGCTTTTTTTACGGATGTTCACAATTACAATCCGTAGCATTCTCCGACACGGCAAAGGGTAGCGATTTTAGCTCGATGTTTGAATCCTGTACCTTTTTAAAAACTGTTCCGTTATTCGATACGGCAAACGGAACGAATTTTAGCGGGATGTTCTACGGATGTCCATCGCTACAAAGTGTTCCGGCATTCGATACGGGCAAAGGATTGGATTTTAGTATCATGTTTTCATTATGTACATCGCTCCAAAGCGTTCCGGCATTAAACACTATAAATGCAACGACATTCATTAGCATGTTCGAAGGGTGTACTTCTTTGAGAGCCATTCCTCTGTTGAACACGTCAAAAGTGACCGATTTTAGTTATATGTTCCAGGGATGTATTTCCTTACAAACCGTGCCGTTATTCGATACGGCAAAAGGAACAGATTTTAGTAATATGTTCTCCGGATGTACGGGATTACAAACGATTCCTTTATTTAAAGCCTCTGGGGTAACAACTTTTGCAAGCATGTTTACCAATTGTGCTTCGCTGAATAAAGCAGGATTATCAGGTACCAAAAACACGGTTTCCTATGCGGGTTGCAAACTTTCTAAGGCCGCTTTGGTTGAAGTATTCAGTAACCTGGCATCGGGCGTAACCTCAAAAACGATAACCATTACAAATAACTGGGGAGCACCATTGTTAACCGCGAGCGATAAAGCGATTGCGACCGGTAAAGGATGGACTATTGTAGGATAA
- a CDS encoding N-acetylmuramoyl-L-alanine amidase — MKIISHDFPEDQYYREVTKKKGIVLHHTVSGDSVLGDIEWWKSTAERVATPIIIARDGGIHQLYSSQYWAHHLGIKQEHFKRFELPALNTQRNKEFIGIELDSWGGLTTKNGKFYSFSGQEVKKENVTFYEKAFRGYQYFEKYTTAQIASLKELLEYWGERYAIPLSYKGPIMFEFNKRALSGESGIWAHVSFRPDKSDVHPQKELIDMLKALA; from the coding sequence ATGAAAATAATAAGTCATGATTTTCCTGAAGATCAATATTACAGGGAAGTCACAAAAAAAAAAGGAATTGTGCTGCATCATACCGTCTCTGGCGACTCGGTCTTGGGCGATATCGAATGGTGGAAATCCACTGCGGAACGTGTTGCAACACCTATAATCATCGCTAGAGATGGCGGAATCCATCAGTTGTATTCCTCACAATATTGGGCCCATCATTTAGGAATAAAACAGGAACACTTTAAACGATTCGAGCTTCCGGCGTTAAACACCCAGCGCAATAAAGAATTTATCGGGATTGAACTCGATAGCTGGGGCGGATTGACCACTAAAAATGGCAAGTTTTATTCGTTCTCTGGTCAGGAGGTAAAAAAAGAAAATGTGACGTTTTATGAAAAAGCATTCCGGGGTTACCAGTATTTTGAAAAATATACCACGGCTCAGATCGCATCCTTAAAGGAACTATTGGAATATTGGGGCGAACGGTATGCAATTCCGTTAAGCTATAAAGGACCGATTATGTTCGAATTCAACAAAAGAGCTTTAAGCGGCGAAAGCGGAATTTGGGCACATGTTTCTTTCAGACCGGATAAATCCGATGTGCATCCGCAGAAAGAACTCATCGATATGCTGAAAGCATTGGCATAA
- a CDS encoding LexA family transcriptional regulator codes for MKQSELSKSIGVGIRAIQYWEKGERKIPETTAFFMKSLLAKKQKETNENGSPVIFSDLKIMNVPLVNQYAQAGYLNGFADEEFTESLPTIPFTDDVEHRGEYMCFEVKGDSMDNGSYESYLEGDILLCRNIRQDFWMSKLHYNKWDFVIIHKEKGILVKRIINHDVENGIITLHSLNDYYNDFEIHLKDVAKLFNIISTRRKNNRR; via the coding sequence ATGAAGCAGTCTGAGCTATCAAAATCGATTGGCGTCGGTATTAGAGCGATACAGTACTGGGAAAAAGGCGAACGAAAAATCCCCGAGACGACCGCATTTTTCATGAAAAGTCTGTTAGCCAAAAAACAAAAGGAGACTAACGAAAACGGTTCACCTGTAATTTTTTCCGATTTAAAGATTATGAACGTGCCGCTTGTAAATCAATACGCGCAAGCCGGTTACCTGAATGGCTTTGCCGATGAAGAATTCACGGAGAGCCTACCTACTATTCCATTCACAGACGACGTCGAGCATCGTGGCGAATACATGTGCTTTGAAGTCAAAGGCGACAGTATGGACAACGGATCCTATGAGAGTTACCTTGAAGGCGACATTTTATTATGCAGAAATATCAGACAGGATTTCTGGATGAGCAAACTGCATTATAACAAATGGGACTTTGTAATTATCCATAAGGAAAAAGGTATTCTGGTAAAACGTATCATCAACCACGATGTGGAAAACGGAATTATTACGCTGCATTCCTTAAATGATTATTACAACGATTTTGAAATACATCTGAAAGATGTAGCCAAACTGTTTAACATTATAAGTACAAGACGCAAAAACAACCGGCGATAG